A single genomic interval of Amblyraja radiata isolate CabotCenter1 chromosome 3, sAmbRad1.1.pri, whole genome shotgun sequence harbors:
- the hnrnpk gene encoding heterogeneous nuclear ribonucleoprotein K isoform X5 encodes METDQQDIKYNSPETNGSSLSPGSCKRPAEDHDGEQAFKRSRNNDQCVELRLLLQSKNAGAVIGKGGKNIKSLRTDYNASVSVPDSSGPERILSINADIETIGDILSKIIPTLEETLQYQHYKGKDFDCELRMLVHQSQAGSIIGVKGVKIKELRETTQTTIKLFQECCPHSTDRVVLLGGKPDRVVECIKIILGLLAESPVKGRAQPYDPNFYDETYDYGGFTMMFDDRGRRPVPFQMRGRGGPHPPSPGYERRGPMVMPNRGGRPMPPPRRDAYDDMSPPTRRGPPPMPRTGRGGRGGRVLPPPPPPRGNRMSERYDGMGGSGYGGRGGYGDLGGPIITTQVTIPKDLAGSIIGKGGQRIKQIRHESGASIKIDEPLEGSEDRIITITGTQDQIQNAQYLLQNSAATAAALRT; translated from the exons GCAAACGTCCTGCTGAGGACCATGATGGAGAACAAGCCTTTAAGCGGTCTCGGAATAATGACCAGTGTGTGGAACTACGGCTTCTCTTGCAAAGCAAG AATGCTGGTGCAGTGATTGGAAAAGGTGGCAAAAATATCAAGTCATTGCGCACAGAC TACAATGCCAGTGTATCAGTCCCAGACAGCAGTGGCCCCGAGCG CATATTGAGTATAAATGCAGATATTGAAACAATTGGTGACATATTATCGAAGATCATCCCAACTTTGGAAGAG ACCCTACAGTACCAGCACTATAAAGGAAAAGACTTTGACTGTGAACTACGTATGTTAGTTCATCAGAGCCAAGCTGGAAGTATTATTGGTGTCAAAGGAGTAAAGATAAAGGAACTAAGAGAA ACCACACAGACAACCATCAAATTGTTCCAGGAATGTTGTCCTCATTCAACTGATAGAGTTGTTCTCCTTGGTGGAAAGCCTGATAGAGTGGTTGAATGCATCAAAATTATCCTAGGCTTATTGGCAGAG tctcCGGTCAAAGGACGTGCTCAGCCATATGATCCAAATTTCTATGATGAAACCTACGATTATGGTGGGTTTACGATGATGTTTGATGACAGAGGAAGACGTCCTGTTCCTTTCCAAATGCGTGGTAGGGGTGGACCCCATCCTCCTTCACCTGGATATGAACGTAGGGGTCCTATGGTAATGCCAAACAGGGGTGGACGGCCCATGCCACCACCGAGAAGAGATGCGTATGATGACATGAGTCCACCAACACGTAGGGGTCCTCCACCTATGCCACGCACTGGAAGAGGTGGCAGAGGTGGCCGTGTTCttcccccgccacctccacccagAGG GAACAGAATGTCCGAGCGATACGATGGCATG GGTGGGTCTGGATATG GTGGCCGTGGTGGATATGGAGACTTGGGAGGGCCAATTATTACTACACAAGTCACAATCCCCAAAGAT TTGGCTGGTTCTATAATTGGTAAAGGAGGTCAGAGAATTAAACAGATTCGTCATGAATCAGGAGCATCTATCAAGATCGATGAACCACTTGAAGGCTCTGAGGATCGCATAATCACCATCACAggcacacaggaccagatccagaaTGCACAGTATCTGCTGCAAAACAG TGCAGCTACAGCAGCCGCTTTGCGCACTTAA
- the hnrnpk gene encoding heterogeneous nuclear ribonucleoprotein K isoform X9 → METDQQDIKYNSPETNGKRPAEDHDGEQAFKRSRNNDQCVELRLLLQSKNAGAVIGKGGKNIKSLRTDYNASVSVPDSSGPERILSINADIETIGDILSKIIPTLEETLQYQHYKGKDFDCELRMLVHQSQAGSIIGVKGVKIKELRETTQTTIKLFQECCPHSTDRVVLLGGKPDRVVECIKIILGLLAESPVKGRAQPYDPNFYDETYDYGGFTMMFDDRGRRPVPFQMRGRGGPHPPSPGYERRGPMVMPNRGGRPMPPPRRDAYDDMSPPTRRGPPPMPRTGRGGRGGRVLPPPPPPRGDRTLYGRNRMSERYDGMGGSGYGGRGGYGDLGGPIITTQVTIPKDLAGSIIGKGGQRIKQIRHESGASIKIDEPLEGSEDRIITITGTQDQIQNAQYLLQNSVRQYSGQFL, encoded by the exons GCAAACGTCCTGCTGAGGACCATGATGGAGAACAAGCCTTTAAGCGGTCTCGGAATAATGACCAGTGTGTGGAACTACGGCTTCTCTTGCAAAGCAAG AATGCTGGTGCAGTGATTGGAAAAGGTGGCAAAAATATCAAGTCATTGCGCACAGAC TACAATGCCAGTGTATCAGTCCCAGACAGCAGTGGCCCCGAGCG CATATTGAGTATAAATGCAGATATTGAAACAATTGGTGACATATTATCGAAGATCATCCCAACTTTGGAAGAG ACCCTACAGTACCAGCACTATAAAGGAAAAGACTTTGACTGTGAACTACGTATGTTAGTTCATCAGAGCCAAGCTGGAAGTATTATTGGTGTCAAAGGAGTAAAGATAAAGGAACTAAGAGAA ACCACACAGACAACCATCAAATTGTTCCAGGAATGTTGTCCTCATTCAACTGATAGAGTTGTTCTCCTTGGTGGAAAGCCTGATAGAGTGGTTGAATGCATCAAAATTATCCTAGGCTTATTGGCAGAG tctcCGGTCAAAGGACGTGCTCAGCCATATGATCCAAATTTCTATGATGAAACCTACGATTATGGTGGGTTTACGATGATGTTTGATGACAGAGGAAGACGTCCTGTTCCTTTCCAAATGCGTGGTAGGGGTGGACCCCATCCTCCTTCACCTGGATATGAACGTAGGGGTCCTATGGTAATGCCAAACAGGGGTGGACGGCCCATGCCACCACCGAGAAGAGATGCGTATGATGACATGAGTCCACCAACACGTAGGGGTCCTCCACCTATGCCACGCACTGGAAGAGGTGGCAGAGGTGGCCGTGTTCttcccccgccacctccacccagAGG TGACCGTACTCTCTATGGCAGGAACAGAATGTCCGAGCGATACGATGGCATG GGTGGGTCTGGATATG GTGGCCGTGGTGGATATGGAGACTTGGGAGGGCCAATTATTACTACACAAGTCACAATCCCCAAAGAT TTGGCTGGTTCTATAATTGGTAAAGGAGGTCAGAGAATTAAACAGATTCGTCATGAATCAGGAGCATCTATCAAGATCGATGAACCACTTGAAGGCTCTGAGGATCGCATAATCACCATCACAggcacacaggaccagatccagaaTGCACAGTATCTGCTGCAAAACAG TGTGAGGCAGTACTCTGGGCAGTTCTTATAA
- the hnrnpk gene encoding heterogeneous nuclear ribonucleoprotein K isoform X3: METDQQDIKYNSPETNGSSLSPGSCKRPAEDHDGEQAFKRSRNNDQCVELRLLLQSKNAGAVIGKGGKNIKSLRTDYNASVSVPDSSGPERILSINADIETIGDILSKIIPTLEETLQYQHYKGKDFDCELRMLVHQSQAGSIIGVKGVKIKELRETTQTTIKLFQECCPHSTDRVVLLGGKPDRVVECIKIILGLLAESPVKGRAQPYDPNFYDETYDYGGFTMMFDDRGRRPVPFQMRGRGGPHPPSPGYERRGPMVMPNRGGRPMPPPRRDAYDDMSPPTRRGPPPMPRTGRGGRGGRVLPPPPPPRGDRTLYGRNRMSERYDGMGGSGYGGRGGYGDLGGPIITTQVTIPKDLAGSIIGKGGQRIKQIRHESGASIKIDEPLEGSEDRIITITGTQDQIQNAQYLLQNSVRQYSGQFL, encoded by the exons GCAAACGTCCTGCTGAGGACCATGATGGAGAACAAGCCTTTAAGCGGTCTCGGAATAATGACCAGTGTGTGGAACTACGGCTTCTCTTGCAAAGCAAG AATGCTGGTGCAGTGATTGGAAAAGGTGGCAAAAATATCAAGTCATTGCGCACAGAC TACAATGCCAGTGTATCAGTCCCAGACAGCAGTGGCCCCGAGCG CATATTGAGTATAAATGCAGATATTGAAACAATTGGTGACATATTATCGAAGATCATCCCAACTTTGGAAGAG ACCCTACAGTACCAGCACTATAAAGGAAAAGACTTTGACTGTGAACTACGTATGTTAGTTCATCAGAGCCAAGCTGGAAGTATTATTGGTGTCAAAGGAGTAAAGATAAAGGAACTAAGAGAA ACCACACAGACAACCATCAAATTGTTCCAGGAATGTTGTCCTCATTCAACTGATAGAGTTGTTCTCCTTGGTGGAAAGCCTGATAGAGTGGTTGAATGCATCAAAATTATCCTAGGCTTATTGGCAGAG tctcCGGTCAAAGGACGTGCTCAGCCATATGATCCAAATTTCTATGATGAAACCTACGATTATGGTGGGTTTACGATGATGTTTGATGACAGAGGAAGACGTCCTGTTCCTTTCCAAATGCGTGGTAGGGGTGGACCCCATCCTCCTTCACCTGGATATGAACGTAGGGGTCCTATGGTAATGCCAAACAGGGGTGGACGGCCCATGCCACCACCGAGAAGAGATGCGTATGATGACATGAGTCCACCAACACGTAGGGGTCCTCCACCTATGCCACGCACTGGAAGAGGTGGCAGAGGTGGCCGTGTTCttcccccgccacctccacccagAGG TGACCGTACTCTCTATGGCAGGAACAGAATGTCCGAGCGATACGATGGCATG GGTGGGTCTGGATATG GTGGCCGTGGTGGATATGGAGACTTGGGAGGGCCAATTATTACTACACAAGTCACAATCCCCAAAGAT TTGGCTGGTTCTATAATTGGTAAAGGAGGTCAGAGAATTAAACAGATTCGTCATGAATCAGGAGCATCTATCAAGATCGATGAACCACTTGAAGGCTCTGAGGATCGCATAATCACCATCACAggcacacaggaccagatccagaaTGCACAGTATCTGCTGCAAAACAG TGTGAGGCAGTACTCTGGGCAGTTCTTATAA
- the hnrnpk gene encoding heterogeneous nuclear ribonucleoprotein K isoform X7: METDQQDIKYNSPETNGSSLSPGSCKRPAEDHDGEQAFKRSRNNDQCVELRLLLQSKNAGAVIGKGGKNIKSLRTDYNASVSVPDSSGPERILSINADIETIGDILSKIIPTLEETLQYQHYKGKDFDCELRMLVHQSQAGSIIGVKGVKIKELRETTQTTIKLFQECCPHSTDRVVLLGGKPDRVVECIKIILGLLAESPVKGRAQPYDPNFYDETYDYGGFTMMFDDRGRRPVPFQMRGRGGPHPPSPGYERRGPMVMPNRGGRPMPPPRRDAYDDMSPPTRRGPPPMPRTGRGGRGGRVLPPPPPPRGMSERYDGMGGSGYGGRGGYGDLGGPIITTQVTIPKDLAGSIIGKGGQRIKQIRHESGASIKIDEPLEGSEDRIITITGTQDQIQNAQYLLQNSAATAAALRT; encoded by the exons GCAAACGTCCTGCTGAGGACCATGATGGAGAACAAGCCTTTAAGCGGTCTCGGAATAATGACCAGTGTGTGGAACTACGGCTTCTCTTGCAAAGCAAG AATGCTGGTGCAGTGATTGGAAAAGGTGGCAAAAATATCAAGTCATTGCGCACAGAC TACAATGCCAGTGTATCAGTCCCAGACAGCAGTGGCCCCGAGCG CATATTGAGTATAAATGCAGATATTGAAACAATTGGTGACATATTATCGAAGATCATCCCAACTTTGGAAGAG ACCCTACAGTACCAGCACTATAAAGGAAAAGACTTTGACTGTGAACTACGTATGTTAGTTCATCAGAGCCAAGCTGGAAGTATTATTGGTGTCAAAGGAGTAAAGATAAAGGAACTAAGAGAA ACCACACAGACAACCATCAAATTGTTCCAGGAATGTTGTCCTCATTCAACTGATAGAGTTGTTCTCCTTGGTGGAAAGCCTGATAGAGTGGTTGAATGCATCAAAATTATCCTAGGCTTATTGGCAGAG tctcCGGTCAAAGGACGTGCTCAGCCATATGATCCAAATTTCTATGATGAAACCTACGATTATGGTGGGTTTACGATGATGTTTGATGACAGAGGAAGACGTCCTGTTCCTTTCCAAATGCGTGGTAGGGGTGGACCCCATCCTCCTTCACCTGGATATGAACGTAGGGGTCCTATGGTAATGCCAAACAGGGGTGGACGGCCCATGCCACCACCGAGAAGAGATGCGTATGATGACATGAGTCCACCAACACGTAGGGGTCCTCCACCTATGCCACGCACTGGAAGAGGTGGCAGAGGTGGCCGTGTTCttcccccgccacctccacccagAGG AATGTCCGAGCGATACGATGGCATG GGTGGGTCTGGATATG GTGGCCGTGGTGGATATGGAGACTTGGGAGGGCCAATTATTACTACACAAGTCACAATCCCCAAAGAT TTGGCTGGTTCTATAATTGGTAAAGGAGGTCAGAGAATTAAACAGATTCGTCATGAATCAGGAGCATCTATCAAGATCGATGAACCACTTGAAGGCTCTGAGGATCGCATAATCACCATCACAggcacacaggaccagatccagaaTGCACAGTATCTGCTGCAAAACAG TGCAGCTACAGCAGCCGCTTTGCGCACTTAA
- the hnrnpk gene encoding heterogeneous nuclear ribonucleoprotein K isoform X11: METDQQDIKYNSPETNGKRPAEDHDGEQAFKRSRNNDQCVELRLLLQSKNAGAVIGKGGKNIKSLRTDYNASVSVPDSSGPERILSINADIETIGDILSKIIPTLEEYQHYKGKDFDCELRMLVHQSQAGSIIGVKGVKIKELRETTQTTIKLFQECCPHSTDRVVLLGGKPDRVVECIKIILGLLAESPVKGRAQPYDPNFYDETYDYGGFTMMFDDRGRRPVPFQMRGRGGPHPPSPGYERRGPMVMPNRGGRPMPPPRRDAYDDMSPPTRRGPPPMPRTGRGGRGGRVLPPPPPPRGDRTLYGRNRMSERYDGMGGSGYGGRGGYGDLGGPIITTQVTIPKDLAGSIIGKGGQRIKQIRHESGASIKIDEPLEGSEDRIITITGTQDQIQNAQYLLQNSVRQYSGQFL; this comes from the exons GCAAACGTCCTGCTGAGGACCATGATGGAGAACAAGCCTTTAAGCGGTCTCGGAATAATGACCAGTGTGTGGAACTACGGCTTCTCTTGCAAAGCAAG AATGCTGGTGCAGTGATTGGAAAAGGTGGCAAAAATATCAAGTCATTGCGCACAGAC TACAATGCCAGTGTATCAGTCCCAGACAGCAGTGGCCCCGAGCG CATATTGAGTATAAATGCAGATATTGAAACAATTGGTGACATATTATCGAAGATCATCCCAACTTTGGAAGAG TACCAGCACTATAAAGGAAAAGACTTTGACTGTGAACTACGTATGTTAGTTCATCAGAGCCAAGCTGGAAGTATTATTGGTGTCAAAGGAGTAAAGATAAAGGAACTAAGAGAA ACCACACAGACAACCATCAAATTGTTCCAGGAATGTTGTCCTCATTCAACTGATAGAGTTGTTCTCCTTGGTGGAAAGCCTGATAGAGTGGTTGAATGCATCAAAATTATCCTAGGCTTATTGGCAGAG tctcCGGTCAAAGGACGTGCTCAGCCATATGATCCAAATTTCTATGATGAAACCTACGATTATGGTGGGTTTACGATGATGTTTGATGACAGAGGAAGACGTCCTGTTCCTTTCCAAATGCGTGGTAGGGGTGGACCCCATCCTCCTTCACCTGGATATGAACGTAGGGGTCCTATGGTAATGCCAAACAGGGGTGGACGGCCCATGCCACCACCGAGAAGAGATGCGTATGATGACATGAGTCCACCAACACGTAGGGGTCCTCCACCTATGCCACGCACTGGAAGAGGTGGCAGAGGTGGCCGTGTTCttcccccgccacctccacccagAGG TGACCGTACTCTCTATGGCAGGAACAGAATGTCCGAGCGATACGATGGCATG GGTGGGTCTGGATATG GTGGCCGTGGTGGATATGGAGACTTGGGAGGGCCAATTATTACTACACAAGTCACAATCCCCAAAGAT TTGGCTGGTTCTATAATTGGTAAAGGAGGTCAGAGAATTAAACAGATTCGTCATGAATCAGGAGCATCTATCAAGATCGATGAACCACTTGAAGGCTCTGAGGATCGCATAATCACCATCACAggcacacaggaccagatccagaaTGCACAGTATCTGCTGCAAAACAG TGTGAGGCAGTACTCTGGGCAGTTCTTATAA
- the hnrnpk gene encoding heterogeneous nuclear ribonucleoprotein K isoform X4: protein METDQQDIKYNSPETNGSSLSPGSCKRPAEDHDGEQAFKRSRNNDQCVELRLLLQSKNAGAVIGKGGKNIKSLRTDYNASVSVPDSSGPERILSINADIETIGDILSKIIPTLEEYQHYKGKDFDCELRMLVHQSQAGSIIGVKGVKIKELRETTQTTIKLFQECCPHSTDRVVLLGGKPDRVVECIKIILGLLAESPVKGRAQPYDPNFYDETYDYGGFTMMFDDRGRRPVPFQMRGRGGPHPPSPGYERRGPMVMPNRGGRPMPPPRRDAYDDMSPPTRRGPPPMPRTGRGGRGGRVLPPPPPPRGDRTLYGRNRMSERYDGMGGSGYGGRGGYGDLGGPIITTQVTIPKDLAGSIIGKGGQRIKQIRHESGASIKIDEPLEGSEDRIITITGTQDQIQNAQYLLQNSAATAAALRT, encoded by the exons GCAAACGTCCTGCTGAGGACCATGATGGAGAACAAGCCTTTAAGCGGTCTCGGAATAATGACCAGTGTGTGGAACTACGGCTTCTCTTGCAAAGCAAG AATGCTGGTGCAGTGATTGGAAAAGGTGGCAAAAATATCAAGTCATTGCGCACAGAC TACAATGCCAGTGTATCAGTCCCAGACAGCAGTGGCCCCGAGCG CATATTGAGTATAAATGCAGATATTGAAACAATTGGTGACATATTATCGAAGATCATCCCAACTTTGGAAGAG TACCAGCACTATAAAGGAAAAGACTTTGACTGTGAACTACGTATGTTAGTTCATCAGAGCCAAGCTGGAAGTATTATTGGTGTCAAAGGAGTAAAGATAAAGGAACTAAGAGAA ACCACACAGACAACCATCAAATTGTTCCAGGAATGTTGTCCTCATTCAACTGATAGAGTTGTTCTCCTTGGTGGAAAGCCTGATAGAGTGGTTGAATGCATCAAAATTATCCTAGGCTTATTGGCAGAG tctcCGGTCAAAGGACGTGCTCAGCCATATGATCCAAATTTCTATGATGAAACCTACGATTATGGTGGGTTTACGATGATGTTTGATGACAGAGGAAGACGTCCTGTTCCTTTCCAAATGCGTGGTAGGGGTGGACCCCATCCTCCTTCACCTGGATATGAACGTAGGGGTCCTATGGTAATGCCAAACAGGGGTGGACGGCCCATGCCACCACCGAGAAGAGATGCGTATGATGACATGAGTCCACCAACACGTAGGGGTCCTCCACCTATGCCACGCACTGGAAGAGGTGGCAGAGGTGGCCGTGTTCttcccccgccacctccacccagAGG TGACCGTACTCTCTATGGCAGGAACAGAATGTCCGAGCGATACGATGGCATG GGTGGGTCTGGATATG GTGGCCGTGGTGGATATGGAGACTTGGGAGGGCCAATTATTACTACACAAGTCACAATCCCCAAAGAT TTGGCTGGTTCTATAATTGGTAAAGGAGGTCAGAGAATTAAACAGATTCGTCATGAATCAGGAGCATCTATCAAGATCGATGAACCACTTGAAGGCTCTGAGGATCGCATAATCACCATCACAggcacacaggaccagatccagaaTGCACAGTATCTGCTGCAAAACAG TGCAGCTACAGCAGCCGCTTTGCGCACTTAA
- the hnrnpk gene encoding heterogeneous nuclear ribonucleoprotein K isoform X2 — translation METDQQDIKYNSPETNGSSLSPGSCKRPAEDHDGEQAFKRSRNNDQCVELRLLLQSKNAGAVIGKGGKNIKSLRTDYNASVSVPDSSGPERILSINADIETIGDILSKIIPTLEETLQYQHYKGKDFDCELRMLVHQSQAGSIIGVKGVKIKELRETTQTTIKLFQECCPHSTDRVVLLGGKPDRVVECIKIILGLLAESPVKGRAQPYDPNFYDETYDYGGFTMMFDDRGRRPVPFQMRGRGGPHPPSPGYERRGPMVMPNRGGRPMPPPRRDAYDDMSPPTRRGPPPMPRTGRGGRGGRVLPPPPPPRGDRTLYGRNRMSERYDGMGGSGYGGRGGYGDLGGPIITTQVTIPKDLAGSIIGKGGQRIKQIRHESGASIKIDEPLEGSEDRIITITGTQDQIQNAQYLLQNSYSSRFAHLS, via the exons GCAAACGTCCTGCTGAGGACCATGATGGAGAACAAGCCTTTAAGCGGTCTCGGAATAATGACCAGTGTGTGGAACTACGGCTTCTCTTGCAAAGCAAG AATGCTGGTGCAGTGATTGGAAAAGGTGGCAAAAATATCAAGTCATTGCGCACAGAC TACAATGCCAGTGTATCAGTCCCAGACAGCAGTGGCCCCGAGCG CATATTGAGTATAAATGCAGATATTGAAACAATTGGTGACATATTATCGAAGATCATCCCAACTTTGGAAGAG ACCCTACAGTACCAGCACTATAAAGGAAAAGACTTTGACTGTGAACTACGTATGTTAGTTCATCAGAGCCAAGCTGGAAGTATTATTGGTGTCAAAGGAGTAAAGATAAAGGAACTAAGAGAA ACCACACAGACAACCATCAAATTGTTCCAGGAATGTTGTCCTCATTCAACTGATAGAGTTGTTCTCCTTGGTGGAAAGCCTGATAGAGTGGTTGAATGCATCAAAATTATCCTAGGCTTATTGGCAGAG tctcCGGTCAAAGGACGTGCTCAGCCATATGATCCAAATTTCTATGATGAAACCTACGATTATGGTGGGTTTACGATGATGTTTGATGACAGAGGAAGACGTCCTGTTCCTTTCCAAATGCGTGGTAGGGGTGGACCCCATCCTCCTTCACCTGGATATGAACGTAGGGGTCCTATGGTAATGCCAAACAGGGGTGGACGGCCCATGCCACCACCGAGAAGAGATGCGTATGATGACATGAGTCCACCAACACGTAGGGGTCCTCCACCTATGCCACGCACTGGAAGAGGTGGCAGAGGTGGCCGTGTTCttcccccgccacctccacccagAGG TGACCGTACTCTCTATGGCAGGAACAGAATGTCCGAGCGATACGATGGCATG GGTGGGTCTGGATATG GTGGCCGTGGTGGATATGGAGACTTGGGAGGGCCAATTATTACTACACAAGTCACAATCCCCAAAGAT TTGGCTGGTTCTATAATTGGTAAAGGAGGTCAGAGAATTAAACAGATTCGTCATGAATCAGGAGCATCTATCAAGATCGATGAACCACTTGAAGGCTCTGAGGATCGCATAATCACCATCACAggcacacaggaccagatccagaaTGCACAGTATCTGCTGCAAAACAG CTACAGCAGCCGCTTTGCGCACTTAAGCTGA
- the hnrnpk gene encoding heterogeneous nuclear ribonucleoprotein K isoform X10 — protein METDQQDIKYNSPETNGSSLSPGSCKRPAEDHDGEQAFKRSRNNDQCVELRLLLQSKNAGAVIGKGGKNIKSLRTDYNASVSVPDSSGPERILSINADIETIGDILSKIIPTLEEYQHYKGKDFDCELRMLVHQSQAGSIIGVKGVKIKELRETTQTTIKLFQECCPHSTDRVVLLGGKPDRVVECIKIILGLLAESPVKGRAQPYDPNFYDETYDYGGFTMMFDDRGRRPVPFQMRGRGGPHPPSPGYERRGPMVMPNRGGRPMPPPRRDAYDDMSPPTRRGPPPMPRTGRGGRGGRVLPPPPPPRGDRTLYGRNRMSERYDGMGGSGYGGRGGYGDLGGPIITTQVTIPKDLAGSIIGKGGQRIKQIRHESGASIKIDEPLEGSEDRIITITGTQDQIQNAQYLLQNSVRQYSGQFL, from the exons GCAAACGTCCTGCTGAGGACCATGATGGAGAACAAGCCTTTAAGCGGTCTCGGAATAATGACCAGTGTGTGGAACTACGGCTTCTCTTGCAAAGCAAG AATGCTGGTGCAGTGATTGGAAAAGGTGGCAAAAATATCAAGTCATTGCGCACAGAC TACAATGCCAGTGTATCAGTCCCAGACAGCAGTGGCCCCGAGCG CATATTGAGTATAAATGCAGATATTGAAACAATTGGTGACATATTATCGAAGATCATCCCAACTTTGGAAGAG TACCAGCACTATAAAGGAAAAGACTTTGACTGTGAACTACGTATGTTAGTTCATCAGAGCCAAGCTGGAAGTATTATTGGTGTCAAAGGAGTAAAGATAAAGGAACTAAGAGAA ACCACACAGACAACCATCAAATTGTTCCAGGAATGTTGTCCTCATTCAACTGATAGAGTTGTTCTCCTTGGTGGAAAGCCTGATAGAGTGGTTGAATGCATCAAAATTATCCTAGGCTTATTGGCAGAG tctcCGGTCAAAGGACGTGCTCAGCCATATGATCCAAATTTCTATGATGAAACCTACGATTATGGTGGGTTTACGATGATGTTTGATGACAGAGGAAGACGTCCTGTTCCTTTCCAAATGCGTGGTAGGGGTGGACCCCATCCTCCTTCACCTGGATATGAACGTAGGGGTCCTATGGTAATGCCAAACAGGGGTGGACGGCCCATGCCACCACCGAGAAGAGATGCGTATGATGACATGAGTCCACCAACACGTAGGGGTCCTCCACCTATGCCACGCACTGGAAGAGGTGGCAGAGGTGGCCGTGTTCttcccccgccacctccacccagAGG TGACCGTACTCTCTATGGCAGGAACAGAATGTCCGAGCGATACGATGGCATG GGTGGGTCTGGATATG GTGGCCGTGGTGGATATGGAGACTTGGGAGGGCCAATTATTACTACACAAGTCACAATCCCCAAAGAT TTGGCTGGTTCTATAATTGGTAAAGGAGGTCAGAGAATTAAACAGATTCGTCATGAATCAGGAGCATCTATCAAGATCGATGAACCACTTGAAGGCTCTGAGGATCGCATAATCACCATCACAggcacacaggaccagatccagaaTGCACAGTATCTGCTGCAAAACAG TGTGAGGCAGTACTCTGGGCAGTTCTTATAA